In a single window of the Candidatus Celerinatantimonas neptuna genome:
- the kdpD gene encoding Sensor protein KdpD, with protein sequence MRDESRADALLEELNQQEDSERGKLKIFLGAAAGVGKTYAMLQEAKQLYEQGIDLLIGVVETHGRIQTHTLTVDLPIQPCQRVNYRGQTYAELDLDGILKRHPQLVLVDEFAHTNIPGSRHEKRYQDVEELLSAGIDVYTTLNVQHLESLNDLIYQLTQVRVNEIVPDQVVLDAQTILLVDLPPQQLIERLKQGLVYVPEQAQTALQAFFSVGNLTALRELAIQSVASHVQGNMNLHWRTQGKPEVVLQERLMLCLGDKSDAKRLIRSAQRMALRRQIPWFVLHVSAVQSLSLDMEENLTFAAKLGAHIITVNDPNIGEAILSVARTQSISQLLLGQSHPKWPWQKSLLNYLLRNLGTLELTVIEEKHADREKISKKWRGFNRRSFGFQFLTSIGCVVGATILGLLLSPWIPASAMPLLFILAVLLSAMNTSAIAATMMALLSFVVCNFFFVQPFYTFHVTNDSDFLSLLVLLGVGLPVGRLAAHQHQQLRALRKSQHLTQMLLGLSQALSSANNLKDVARHCERVIGQSLQCGCSVIDINQQRVAGGMTVLGLTDQAALQWCLSHQQMAGHFTSTLNGATMQFHPLGKDMAIGLELSEVLPLAVDYQLQTMLTDVRATIERIILTDQLQVSRFESETNRVRAALLSSVSHDLKTPLASIIGSTSTLLDYQDRLADADRQALLNSVLQEADRLTSYIQNLLDMIRLGQPDFQLKRESFEIRDLCEQVIDRFKDVLGGREVILKLDSKVNRLYVHRALMEQVLGNLLDNAIRYSPAEQPITIQTLYSPPDVIIDVIDQGPGIASEDRNKIFDLFYTQPVGDSGSRGTGLGLAISRAMVEAHGGRIWSFPGHYGTGTYMRIALPIDTNIKE encoded by the coding sequence TGGTGTGGTTGAAACACATGGTCGTATTCAAACTCATACGTTGACTGTCGATTTACCGATTCAGCCTTGTCAGCGGGTGAATTATCGTGGGCAGACGTATGCTGAATTGGATTTAGACGGTATTTTAAAACGTCATCCTCAATTAGTTTTAGTCGATGAATTCGCCCATACAAATATTCCTGGTAGCCGCCATGAAAAGCGGTATCAGGATGTCGAAGAACTGCTTAGCGCTGGTATTGATGTTTATACCACGCTGAATGTTCAGCATCTTGAAAGTCTCAATGATCTGATTTATCAACTGACCCAGGTACGTGTGAACGAGATTGTACCGGATCAGGTTGTTTTAGATGCTCAAACTATCCTTTTGGTTGATTTACCGCCCCAACAGCTGATCGAACGGCTAAAACAAGGTCTGGTTTATGTTCCTGAGCAGGCTCAGACTGCTTTGCAGGCTTTTTTCTCAGTTGGAAATCTGACGGCTCTGAGGGAGCTTGCGATTCAGTCTGTTGCCAGTCATGTTCAGGGGAATATGAATTTGCACTGGCGAACGCAAGGGAAGCCAGAAGTTGTCTTGCAGGAACGCCTGATGCTTTGCTTAGGCGATAAGTCGGATGCAAAACGACTGATTCGAAGTGCGCAAAGAATGGCACTGCGCCGTCAGATCCCCTGGTTTGTATTGCATGTGAGTGCAGTCCAGTCACTTAGCTTGGATATGGAAGAAAATCTGACATTTGCAGCCAAGCTTGGGGCTCATATCATTACGGTGAATGATCCAAATATTGGTGAAGCGATCTTAAGTGTTGCCCGTACTCAGTCAATTTCTCAATTATTACTTGGTCAGTCACACCCCAAATGGCCATGGCAAAAGTCACTTCTTAATTATTTGCTGCGAAACCTTGGAACGCTCGAATTAACTGTTATTGAAGAGAAACATGCTGATCGAGAGAAGATTTCAAAAAAATGGCGTGGCTTTAATCGTCGTTCGTTTGGTTTTCAGTTTTTAACTTCAATCGGTTGTGTTGTCGGTGCGACGATTTTGGGATTATTGCTTTCGCCGTGGATCCCTGCAAGTGCAATGCCGCTTTTATTCATTCTGGCTGTGCTTTTAAGCGCGATGAATACCAGTGCGATTGCAGCAACGATGATGGCATTATTGTCCTTTGTGGTCTGTAATTTCTTTTTTGTGCAGCCGTTCTATACCTTTCATGTCACTAATGATAGTGATTTTTTAAGTCTGTTAGTGTTATTAGGTGTGGGGTTGCCGGTAGGAAGACTGGCGGCACATCAGCATCAGCAGCTTCGGGCACTACGTAAGTCGCAGCATTTGACACAAATGTTACTTGGGCTCAGTCAGGCCCTTAGTAGTGCAAATAATCTAAAAGATGTAGCGCGTCATTGCGAGCGGGTGATAGGGCAATCGCTTCAATGTGGTTGTTCAGTGATTGATATTAACCAGCAACGGGTTGCTGGAGGAATGACCGTATTAGGATTAACCGATCAGGCGGCGCTGCAGTGGTGTCTTTCACATCAGCAAATGGCCGGTCATTTTACCAGTACGCTTAATGGTGCAACCATGCAGTTTCATCCGTTGGGTAAAGACATGGCGATTGGACTGGAATTAAGTGAGGTATTACCTCTGGCCGTTGATTATCAACTCCAGACGATGTTGACTGATGTCCGGGCCACGATCGAGCGGATTATTCTGACTGATCAGTTGCAGGTAAGTCGTTTTGAATCGGAAACGAACCGGGTAAGAGCCGCATTACTGTCGTCTGTATCACATGATCTGAAAACCCCGCTGGCGAGTATTATAGGTTCTACATCGACGTTGTTAGATTATCAGGATCGGTTGGCCGATGCGGATCGTCAGGCATTATTAAATTCTGTTTTGCAAGAAGCTGATCGTTTAACGAGTTATATTCAGAATTTGTTAGATATGATTCGATTGGGTCAACCTGATTTTCAGTTAAAACGTGAATCGTTTGAAATAAGAGATTTATGCGAACAGGTGATCGATCGCTTTAAGGATGTTTTAGGTGGGCGTGAAGTTATTCTCAAACTTGATAGTAAAGTGAACCGGCTGTATGTTCACCGGGCGCTGATGGAGCAGGTGTTGGGGAATTTGCTGGATAATGCCATTCGCTATTCTCCAGCGGAACAGCCCATTACCATTCAGACATTATATTCACCCCCTGATGTGATAATTGATGTGATTGATCAGGGCCCGGGAATCGCATCTGAAGATCGTAATAAAATATTTGATCTGTTTTATACCCAACCGGTTGGTGATAGCGGGAGTCGAGGGACAGGGCTCGGGCTTGCGATATCAAGGGCAATGGTTGAAGCCCATGGTGGCCGGATCTGGAGCTTTCCGGGTCATTATGGGACCGGAACCTATATGCGTATCGCATTGCCGATTGATACCAACATCAAGGAGTAA
- the kdpE gene encoding KDP operon transcriptional regulatory protein KdpE → MAQILIVDDEPAIRRFLRISLIAEGHQVREAGTLGEARTLLHKEHPNLLVLDLGLPDGDGSELLTEIRCHYDWPVIVLSVREDESEKVRLLDSGANDYMTKPFGIQEFVARIRVLLRTFSKPVESSPIQVSRCAIELDPLSHQLFFKGESIQLSKKEYGFMEQLLRHPGKVLMQNHLLTSIWGPTHVDDNHYLRIVVANLRRKLGDDAHNPQWIETLPGIGYRFIGHLDAR, encoded by the coding sequence ATGGCTCAGATCCTGATTGTTGATGATGAACCGGCTATTCGTCGTTTTTTGCGAATTAGTTTAATTGCTGAAGGACATCAGGTTCGCGAAGCCGGAACATTAGGAGAAGCCCGCACGCTTCTACATAAAGAGCATCCGAATTTATTAGTTCTTGATCTGGGGTTACCTGATGGTGATGGTAGTGAGTTATTGACTGAAATCCGGTGTCATTATGACTGGCCTGTTATTGTTTTATCTGTCCGGGAAGATGAGTCAGAAAAGGTCCGTTTACTGGATTCCGGTGCCAATGATTACATGACTAAACCTTTTGGTATTCAGGAATTCGTGGCAAGAATTCGCGTATTGTTACGTACTTTTTCAAAACCGGTTGAATCTTCCCCTATTCAGGTGAGCCGGTGTGCGATTGAGCTGGATCCGTTATCTCATCAGTTGTTTTTTAAAGGCGAATCCATTCAGTTATCGAAGAAGGAATATGGATTCATGGAACAGCTGCTGCGTCATCCCGGAAAAGTGTTGATGCAAAATCATCTTTTGACATCGATTTGGGGGCCGACACATGTCGATGATAATCATTATCTGAGAATTGTAGTTGCTAATTTGCGTCGTAAATTAGGAGATGATGCTCACAATCCACAATGGATTGAAACATTACCGGGTATTGGCTATCGATTTATTGGCCATTTAGATGCACGTTAA
- the benM gene encoding HTH-type transcriptional regulator BenM yields the protein MEFRQLRYFLAVAECMHFTKAAEQLRIAQPPLSLQIQKLEREIGTPLFIRHPRSIELTEAGIFFKERAQKILEDSEQTLIEIKQIARGHCGQLSIGFAGSVAFNPLIPKIIREYRKMYENIRISSQESDSLKLVEKVYQCEIDCAFVRMPLDCKELITHPVVEEELVAVLPSTHPLHDHQNIPLVSLANTPFIMFPRAIGPMLYDFIIEECRNTDFEPNVEMESPQISSIANLVAAGFGISLIPESMKHIQLPGVQYHHLIDSTARSIIAFIHRPHERSAVVKNLINLLTHLSTT from the coding sequence ATGGAATTTCGCCAATTACGCTATTTTCTTGCAGTCGCTGAATGCATGCATTTCACCAAAGCAGCAGAACAGCTACGAATTGCTCAACCACCATTAAGTCTGCAAATACAGAAACTTGAACGAGAGATTGGAACCCCGTTATTCATTCGTCATCCAAGAAGTATTGAACTAACTGAAGCCGGGATATTCTTTAAAGAAAGGGCTCAAAAAATTTTAGAAGATTCCGAGCAGACCTTAATTGAAATCAAGCAAATTGCCCGAGGTCATTGCGGTCAGCTTTCTATCGGATTTGCAGGATCTGTCGCATTTAATCCTTTAATCCCCAAAATCATTCGTGAATATCGGAAAATGTATGAAAATATCCGGATTTCATCACAGGAAAGCGACAGTCTTAAACTGGTCGAAAAAGTCTACCAATGCGAAATAGACTGTGCATTTGTCAGAATGCCTTTAGATTGTAAAGAGCTGATAACTCATCCTGTTGTAGAAGAAGAACTTGTTGCGGTATTACCATCGACTCATCCACTTCATGATCACCAGAATATTCCACTAGTATCACTGGCCAATACCCCATTTATTATGTTTCCAAGGGCAATTGGACCAATGCTTTATGACTTCATCATCGAAGAATGTCGAAATACAGATTTTGAACCGAATGTAGAAATGGAATCCCCTCAGATATCATCGATTGCCAATTTGGTTGCAGCCGGATTTGGGATCTCTCTGATTCCTGAATCGATGAAGCATATTCAGCTACCCGGGGTTCAGTATCACCACTTAATCGACTCCACTGCCCGCTCAATCATTGCCTTTATTCACCGTCCTCATGAGCGCTCTGCTGTCGTCAAAAACTTAATCAATCTTCTAACTCATCTTTCCACTACATAA
- the lutA gene encoding Lactate utilization protein A translates to MKINFFATCLCDTVKADVAKQAVLLLEQLGCEVLFPEDQGCCGMPAINSGYIKSTLPSIKSNIQAFEKNDDPIVIAAGSCGAMLKSYPDYFEDDLHWQERAKRVSDRVYELTQFIVDYLNVSDVGAKLPGKAVYHPSCSLLRKLHVVEQPLTLLHSVEGLELLPFENQNTCCGFGGTFSVKMSEISTEMVKEKVRHITKVRPDYLIGADISCLMNIGGRISREGHSIKVMHIAQVLMSR, encoded by the coding sequence ATGAAAATTAATTTTTTTGCGACTTGTTTATGCGATACCGTTAAGGCGGACGTTGCCAAGCAAGCTGTGTTGTTACTGGAACAATTAGGTTGTGAGGTATTGTTTCCTGAAGACCAGGGGTGTTGTGGTATGCCGGCAATTAATAGTGGCTATATCAAATCGACACTTCCGTCAATCAAGTCGAATATTCAGGCTTTTGAGAAAAATGATGATCCGATCGTTATTGCTGCTGGTTCATGTGGTGCTATGTTGAAATCCTACCCGGATTATTTTGAGGATGACCTTCATTGGCAAGAGCGGGCTAAACGGGTGTCGGATCGTGTATATGAATTAACCCAGTTTATTGTCGATTATCTGAATGTCTCAGATGTCGGGGCTAAATTACCTGGTAAAGCGGTCTATCATCCGTCGTGTAGTTTGCTGCGTAAGTTACATGTTGTAGAACAGCCACTGACATTACTTCACTCAGTTGAAGGTCTTGAATTGTTACCGTTTGAAAATCAAAACACCTGTTGCGGTTTTGGTGGAACGTTTTCTGTCAAAATGTCAGAAATCTCCACTGAGATGGTCAAAGAAAAAGTTCGCCATATAACCAAAGTCCGACCTGATTATCTTATTGGGGCTGACATTAGCTGTCTGATGAACATTGGCGGTCGAATCAGCCGTGAAGGTCATTCGATCAAAGTGATGCATATCGCTCAAGTACTGATGAGCCGTTAA
- the lutB gene encoding Lactate utilization protein B, which translates to MSLKTSQDPFRQRIDVNMSDNFMRSAVANAQERMFNNRANAAEQLGHWDQWREMGRIIRDHVLENLDYYLEQLSEKVQSNGGHVFFAKTAEDARQYIEKVIREKQAKSIVKSKSMVTEEIGMNQMIESLGCEILETDLGEYILQMDDGDAPSHIVVPALHKDRENIREVFEKKLGYTGSSEPEQMTRFVRQKIRHNFLEADIGITGCNFAVAESGTVSLVTNEGNARFTTSLPKTHIAVMGMERLVPTFKELDIMLSLLCRSAVGQPLTSYITALTGPRESDQVDGPEDFHLVIVDNGRSDILASSFHDILRCIRCAACVNTCPAYRHIGGHSYGSIYSGPIGAVLSPLLGGYKDFKELPYACSLCKGCNDVCPVKIPLAQLMLKHRQVMAESKLTDSRERMMVGAFNYINSHPKLWSPFVKTGAKVAKMVIKDGRLPIDLVKAWSVSRDLPEPDGQAFRSWFKEHRKAQTKGDK; encoded by the coding sequence ATGTCACTCAAAACAAGTCAGGATCCGTTTAGACAACGGATTGATGTCAATATGTCCGATAATTTTATGCGTTCTGCTGTTGCCAATGCTCAGGAGCGCATGTTCAATAACCGGGCCAATGCTGCTGAACAATTAGGTCATTGGGATCAATGGCGGGAAATGGGTCGAATCATTCGGGACCATGTACTTGAGAATTTAGATTATTATCTCGAACAGCTTAGCGAAAAAGTTCAAAGTAATGGTGGCCATGTATTTTTTGCAAAAACTGCTGAAGATGCCCGTCAATATATCGAAAAAGTGATTCGGGAGAAGCAGGCTAAGTCAATCGTTAAATCAAAATCGATGGTGACTGAAGAGATTGGTATGAACCAGATGATCGAATCTCTTGGATGTGAAATCCTGGAAACCGATCTGGGCGAATATATTTTGCAGATGGATGATGGTGATGCGCCATCTCATATTGTGGTTCCGGCTTTACATAAAGATCGTGAGAATATCCGTGAAGTTTTTGAGAAAAAATTAGGATATACCGGTAGCTCTGAGCCTGAGCAGATGACCCGTTTTGTGCGTCAGAAGATCCGCCATAATTTCCTTGAAGCTGATATTGGTATTACCGGGTGTAATTTTGCTGTGGCCGAATCTGGAACTGTCAGTTTAGTCACCAATGAAGGTAATGCCCGTTTTACCACATCATTACCTAAAACCCATATCGCAGTTATGGGAATGGAACGTCTGGTTCCGACATTTAAAGAGCTGGATATTATGCTCAGCCTGTTATGTCGTAGTGCTGTGGGTCAGCCATTGACTAGTTATATTACCGCTTTGACAGGGCCCCGAGAGTCTGATCAGGTTGATGGTCCTGAAGATTTTCACCTCGTCATTGTTGATAATGGGCGTTCTGATATTTTAGCGTCATCATTTCACGATATTTTACGTTGTATTCGCTGTGCGGCTTGTGTCAATACTTGTCCGGCTTATCGTCATATCGGTGGTCATTCGTATGGTTCGATTTATTCAGGTCCGATTGGTGCCGTTCTCTCTCCTTTATTAGGCGGTTATAAAGATTTCAAAGAACTTCCTTATGCGTGCAGTTTGTGTAAAGGCTGTAATGATGTTTGTCCGGTTAAGATCCCATTAGCTCAGTTGATGCTTAAGCATCGTCAGGTGATGGCAGAATCAAAATTAACCGATTCTCGTGAAAGAATGATGGTTGGTGCATTTAATTATATTAATTCGCATCCGAAGCTATGGAGTCCATTTGTTAAAACAGGGGCAAAAGTGGCTAAAATGGTCATTAAGGACGGTCGGTTACCGATTGATCTTGTCAAAGCGTGGAGTGTTTCGCGCGATCTACCTGAGCCGGATGGTCAGGCGTTTCGTTCATGGTTTAAAGAACATCGCAAAGCCCAGACAAAAGGAGATAAATAA
- the lutC gene encoding Lactate utilization protein C encodes MAVYHQEEFLDQLAAKLNRPRIKKAPDPIVLPHSCHEEVMATATSDELKHNLLEYSEKTLGAMVKVTTRNDFPQAFIETCRHFVGDSKEPSVVSGDSRLTDLLDDSRIRESGLAFYIWNAEAGYEENIRYTEAAKVGVVFAEQAMAESGTIVLYSSPVQGRAISLLPETSIFVIPKSALVPRVTQACRLLHEKASCEERLPSCVNFISGPSSTADIELIKVVGVHGPINACYMIIDDE; translated from the coding sequence ATGGCTGTTTATCATCAGGAAGAGTTCCTCGATCAACTTGCGGCGAAGTTGAATCGCCCCCGGATAAAAAAAGCACCAGACCCGATTGTGTTGCCACACAGTTGCCATGAGGAAGTGATGGCCACTGCAACATCGGACGAGCTAAAACATAATTTACTTGAGTATTCAGAAAAAACACTCGGAGCGATGGTCAAAGTGACCACCCGGAATGATTTCCCTCAGGCTTTTATTGAAACTTGTCGTCATTTTGTCGGGGATAGCAAGGAGCCCAGCGTTGTGTCAGGTGATTCGCGTCTGACAGATTTATTGGATGACTCGCGTATTCGCGAAAGCGGGCTGGCATTTTATATTTGGAACGCTGAGGCCGGTTATGAAGAGAATATCCGATATACAGAAGCTGCAAAAGTAGGGGTTGTTTTTGCTGAGCAAGCTATGGCTGAGTCGGGAACGATCGTTTTGTATAGTTCACCGGTGCAGGGACGTGCGATTAGTTTGTTGCCAGAAACATCTATTTTTGTTATTCCTAAGAGTGCTTTGGTGCCCAGGGTAACACAGGCTTGTCGGTTGCTGCATGAAAAGGCCAGCTGCGAAGAGAGACTGCCATCATGTGTGAACTTCATTTCAGGCCCAAGTTCGACCGCGGATATTGAACTAATTAAAGTGGTTGGGGTTCATGGTCCGATTAACGCCTGCTACATGATTATTGATGATGAATAG
- the queH_2 gene encoding Epoxyqueuosine reductase QueH, with product MERLSLAGIEFTVFFYNPNIHPQKEYLLRKDENMQFASRLGISFIDGDYDAKKWMERARGLEWEPERGKRCTMCFDMRLEQTARYAHEHGFDTFTSSLGISRWKNLQQVNECGERAAAAFPELNYWPYNWRKQGGSSRTVEIAKQEHFYQQEYCGCVYSLRDANNWRVQHHRDRIKIGVQYYQS from the coding sequence ATGGAACGTCTCTCTTTGGCCGGGATCGAATTTACCGTCTTTTTTTATAATCCTAATATTCATCCTCAAAAAGAATACCTGCTGCGTAAAGATGAAAATATGCAGTTTGCCAGTCGACTCGGAATTTCATTTATTGATGGTGATTATGATGCTAAAAAATGGATGGAACGGGCGAGGGGGTTAGAGTGGGAACCAGAGCGGGGCAAGCGTTGTACGATGTGCTTTGATATGCGTTTGGAACAAACGGCCCGTTATGCCCATGAGCATGGGTTCGATACATTTACCAGTAGCCTTGGGATCTCGCGTTGGAAAAATCTACAACAGGTTAATGAATGTGGTGAGCGTGCAGCCGCCGCTTTCCCCGAATTGAATTACTGGCCATATAACTGGCGTAAACAAGGGGGGAGTAGCCGGACGGTTGAAATAGCCAAGCAGGAACATTTTTACCAACAGGAATATTGTGGGTGTGTTTATTCGCTAAGGGATGCGAATAATTGGCGTGTACAGCATCATCGTGATCGTATTAAAATCGGTGTTCAATATTATCAGTCTTAA
- the bcr_1 gene encoding Bicyclomycin resistance protein has product MKQGNKINGYFIIFLVGFSGLISASDNWIASLLLPDISGSFSISIAKASIVLTAYLIPYGVMQPIYGFYSDTYGKKFILHILMFFLAISTLFCSLAQSILWLALFRFITGFFAAGIIAVSMGILGDFFQKEQLVKYVGIFFGIVFLGQGLSSGIGGWLIQLISWKDIFFIFSIMAFCSFILIFFMPKTSVQNNKDHFWISIIKLLKNPNLFMIYLLAFCNGFVVLGGYSFIGSYLTQSLSIDYRSVGCGLMLFGLACFICGLSNQSILKKTSATIVLSFGLFSSFFAFLLLSFQRVSAAYVAILLLGFGYVFVQSILASRALDLAPENKGLSSGLVGVGIFGGGGLGTWLGSAILKQSNYQDLFLIFALLVIIPLCICVSRRKVFIFS; this is encoded by the coding sequence TTGAAACAGGGAAATAAAATAAATGGATACTTTATCATTTTTCTGGTTGGATTTTCCGGGCTGATTTCTGCATCAGATAATTGGATTGCATCATTACTACTACCTGATATATCTGGTTCATTTAGCATATCAATTGCAAAAGCGAGTATTGTTTTAACAGCATATTTAATTCCTTACGGTGTGATGCAACCTATTTATGGATTTTACAGTGATACTTATGGCAAAAAATTCATATTACATATATTGATGTTCTTTCTCGCCATATCAACACTATTCTGCTCACTGGCACAAAGTATTTTATGGTTAGCCTTATTCCGTTTTATTACCGGATTCTTCGCTGCCGGAATTATTGCTGTTTCAATGGGAATATTAGGTGATTTTTTCCAAAAAGAGCAACTTGTTAAATATGTAGGAATCTTCTTTGGTATTGTTTTTCTCGGCCAGGGGCTTAGTTCAGGGATCGGAGGATGGCTAATCCAACTGATTAGCTGGAAGGATATCTTTTTTATTTTTTCTATCATGGCTTTTTGTTCTTTTATTCTGATATTTTTTATGCCTAAAACTTCTGTGCAAAACAATAAAGACCATTTTTGGATATCCATTATTAAATTACTTAAAAACCCTAATCTATTCATGATCTATTTACTGGCTTTTTGTAACGGTTTCGTTGTGTTAGGGGGTTATTCATTTATAGGTTCCTATTTAACACAATCATTAAGTATCGATTATCGTTCCGTTGGATGCGGTTTGATGCTATTTGGTCTGGCTTGCTTTATCTGCGGTCTTTCCAATCAATCCATTCTGAAAAAAACATCGGCAACAATTGTCCTTAGCTTTGGATTATTCTCATCGTTTTTCGCTTTTCTTTTACTATCTTTCCAGCGGGTATCAGCAGCTTATGTAGCCATTCTTCTGTTAGGTTTTGGTTACGTTTTCGTACAATCTATTTTAGCCAGCCGGGCTCTTGATTTAGCACCAGAAAATAAAGGGCTTTCTTCCGGTTTAGTCGGCGTTGGGATCTTTGGCGGTGGTGGTTTAGGCACATGGCTGGGTAGTGCAATCCTAAAGCAATCAAACTATCAGGATCTATTTTTGATTTTTGCTCTATTGGTGATTATTCCTTTATGTATTTGTGTATCACGCCGAAAAGTATTTATTTTTTCTTAA
- a CDS encoding 1-phosphatidylinositol phosphodiesterase, with amino-acid sequence MHFNEMLQSVTDFLMLHPEKTVLMEVSKEYTSLKNTRTFEKTFISYKNHSDYQSFWWSHSYLPTLGQARGKIVLLKRFSKSFAVSGSINVTNWQDNTEFNLADSRHVKIHAQNDYKVKVSTNADKWQSIKTNINTAAKHTNVLYLNFTSGYTPILGIPNIRKVSGSINPKLINYFSNQSKNKKTHGVIISDFTTQSLIKSELQ; translated from the coding sequence ATGCATTTTAACGAAATGCTCCAATCTGTAACCGATTTTCTGATGCTTCATCCAGAGAAAACCGTTTTAATGGAGGTTTCTAAAGAATATACGTCTTTAAAAAATACCCGGACATTTGAGAAAACATTTATATCTTACAAAAACCATTCTGACTATCAATCTTTCTGGTGGTCTCATAGCTATCTACCGACACTGGGACAGGCCAGAGGTAAAATAGTATTACTCAAACGATTCTCAAAGTCTTTTGCGGTTTCAGGCAGTATCAATGTCACCAACTGGCAAGATAACACTGAATTTAATTTAGCAGATAGCCGCCATGTTAAAATCCATGCGCAAAACGACTACAAGGTCAAAGTATCGACAAATGCGGATAAGTGGCAATCAATAAAAACGAATATCAATACTGCCGCTAAACATACCAATGTCTTATATCTGAATTTCACCAGTGGCTACACACCTATTTTGGGAATACCTAATATTAGAAAAGTATCTGGCAGTATCAATCCTAAATTAATCAACTATTTTTCAAATCAATCAAAGAATAAAAAAACACATGGCGTTATTATTTCTGATTTTACGACTCAATCGTTGATCAAATCAGAGCTACAGTAA